The Pseudomonas sp. TH06 genome has a window encoding:
- the lepA gene encoding translation elongation factor 4, protein MSDLSHIRNFSIIAHIDHGKSTLADRFIQMCGGLAEREMEAQVLDSMDLERERGITIKAHSVTLYYTAKDGIKYQLNFIDTPGHVDFTYEVSRSLAACEGALLVVDAGQGVEAQSVANCYTAIEQGLEVMPVLNKIDLPQADPDRVKDEIEKIIGIDATDAVTCSAKTGLGVDEVLERLVHTIPAPTGNIEDPLQALIIDSWFDNYLGVVSLVRVRHGRVKKGDKILVKSTGKIHLVDSVGVFNPKHTATADLKAGEVGFIIASIKDIHGAPVGDTLTLSSTPDVEVLPGFKRIQPQVYAGLFPVSSDDFEDFREALQKLTLNDSSLQYTPESSDALGFGFRCGFLGMLHMEIIQERLEREYDLDLITTAPTVIFELVLKTGETIYVDNPSKLPDVSSIEDMREPIVRANILVPQEHLGNVITLCIEKRGVQVDMLFLGNQVQVTYDLPMNEVVLDFFDRLKSTSRGYASLDYHFDRYQSANLVKLDVLINGDKVDALALIVHRDNSHYKGRQLTEKMKELIPRQMFDVAIQAAIGGQIVARTTVKALRKNVLAKCYGGDVSRKKKLLEKQKAGKKRMKQVGNVEIPQEAFLAVLRLDS, encoded by the coding sequence GTGAGTGATTTGAGTCATATCCGCAATTTCTCCATCATCGCCCACATTGACCATGGCAAGTCGACGCTGGCCGATCGTTTCATCCAGATGTGCGGCGGCCTGGCCGAGCGTGAAATGGAAGCCCAGGTACTGGATTCCATGGATCTGGAGCGTGAACGCGGGATCACCATCAAAGCCCACAGCGTCACCCTTTATTACACTGCCAAAGACGGCATCAAGTATCAGCTGAACTTCATTGACACCCCGGGCCACGTCGACTTCACCTACGAAGTCAGCCGTTCCCTGGCCGCGTGTGAAGGTGCGTTGCTGGTGGTCGATGCCGGTCAGGGTGTTGAAGCCCAGTCCGTGGCCAACTGCTACACCGCTATCGAGCAAGGCCTCGAGGTCATGCCGGTGCTGAACAAGATCGACCTGCCGCAGGCCGATCCTGATCGCGTCAAGGACGAGATCGAGAAGATCATCGGCATCGACGCCACCGACGCCGTCACCTGCAGCGCCAAAACCGGCCTGGGTGTCGACGAAGTGCTCGAACGTCTGGTGCACACCATTCCTGCGCCGACCGGCAACATCGAAGATCCGCTGCAAGCGTTGATCATCGACTCCTGGTTCGACAACTACCTGGGCGTTGTCTCCCTGGTGCGCGTGCGTCATGGCCGCGTGAAGAAGGGCGACAAGATCCTCGTCAAGTCCACCGGCAAGATCCATCTGGTCGACAGCGTTGGCGTGTTCAATCCGAAACACACCGCCACCGCGGATCTCAAAGCCGGTGAAGTGGGCTTCATCATCGCCAGCATCAAGGACATTCACGGTGCGCCGGTCGGTGACACCCTGACCCTGAGCTCGACGCCGGACGTTGAAGTGCTGCCAGGCTTCAAACGCATCCAGCCACAGGTTTACGCCGGTCTGTTCCCGGTCAGCTCCGATGACTTCGAAGATTTCCGCGAAGCGCTGCAGAAGCTGACCCTCAACGACTCGTCGCTGCAATACACCCCGGAAAGCTCCGATGCACTGGGCTTCGGCTTCCGTTGCGGCTTCCTCGGCATGCTGCACATGGAAATCATCCAGGAGCGCCTCGAGCGCGAGTACGACCTGGACCTGATCACCACGGCGCCGACGGTAATCTTCGAACTGGTGCTGAAAACCGGTGAAACGATTTACGTCGACAACCCATCCAAGCTGCCGGATGTGTCGTCGATCGAAGACATGCGCGAGCCGATCGTGCGCGCCAACATTCTTGTGCCGCAAGAGCACCTGGGCAACGTCATTACCCTGTGCATCGAGAAGCGTGGCGTTCAAGTCGACATGCTGTTCCTCGGCAACCAGGTGCAGGTCACTTACGACTTGCCGATGAACGAAGTGGTCCTCGACTTCTTCGACCGTCTCAAATCCACCAGCCGCGGCTATGCTTCGCTGGACTACCACTTCGATCGTTACCAATCGGCTAATCTGGTGAAACTGGACGTGCTGATCAACGGCGACAAGGTCGATGCTCTCGCATTGATCGTGCACCGTGACAACTCGCACTACAAAGGTCGCCAGTTGACCGAGAAGATGAAAGAACTGATTCCTCGTCAGATGTTCGACGTGGCTATCCAGGCTGCCATTGGTGGTCAGATCGTTGCACGGACAACCGTCAAGGCACTCAGAAAGAACGTATTGGCCAAATGCTACGGTGGTGACGTCAGCCGTAAGAAGAAACTGCTCGAGAAGCAAAAGGCCGGTAAGAAACGCATGAAGCAAGTCGGTAACGTGGAAATTCCACAAGAAGCCTTCCTTGCAGTGCTCAGGTTGGATAGTTAG
- the lptG gene encoding LPS export ABC transporter permease LptG produces the protein MVKLDRYIGSSVFMAIIAVLAIILGLATLFAFIDEMGDVSDTYTLMDVLSFVLLTAPRRLYEMLPMAALIGCLIGLGSLASSSELTVMRAAGVSIGRIVWAVMKPMLVLMLAGVLIGEYVAPATESMAQANRSLAQGSGDAQSAKHGMWHRQGEEFIHINAVQPNGLLYGVTRYHFDKERHLLSSSFAKKAEFDGTKWQLTDVATTLFHERSTEVVNTPSEQWDVALSPQLLSTVVMAPESLSISGLWGYIHYLSEQGLSNGRYWLAFWVKVLQPLVTAALVLMAISFIFGPLRSVTLGQRVFTGVLVGFTFRIVQDLLGPSSLVFGFSPLFAVLVPAGVCALAGVWLLRRAG, from the coding sequence GTGGTTAAACTCGACCGCTACATCGGCAGCAGCGTGTTCATGGCGATCATCGCCGTGCTGGCAATCATCCTCGGTCTGGCAACCCTGTTTGCCTTCATCGATGAGATGGGTGACGTCAGCGACACCTACACCTTGATGGATGTCCTGAGTTTCGTCTTGCTGACCGCGCCACGCCGGCTCTATGAAATGCTGCCGATGGCGGCGTTGATTGGCTGCCTGATCGGCCTCGGCAGTCTGGCCAGTAGCAGCGAACTGACCGTGATGCGTGCCGCTGGCGTGTCTATCGGCCGTATCGTCTGGGCCGTAATGAAACCGATGCTGGTGCTGATGCTGGCCGGTGTGTTGATCGGCGAATACGTCGCCCCGGCCACTGAAAGCATGGCTCAGGCCAATCGCTCGCTGGCTCAGGGCAGCGGCGACGCCCAAAGTGCCAAGCACGGTATGTGGCATCGTCAGGGTGAGGAGTTCATCCACATCAACGCCGTTCAGCCGAACGGTCTGTTGTATGGCGTGACCCGCTATCACTTCGACAAGGAGCGCCATCTGTTGAGTTCGAGTTTCGCCAAAAAGGCTGAATTCGACGGCACCAAATGGCAGCTTACCGACGTTGCCACCACGCTGTTTCATGAACGCAGCACTGAAGTCGTCAATACCCCGAGCGAGCAGTGGGACGTGGCGTTGAGCCCGCAACTGCTGAGCACTGTGGTCATGGCCCCGGAATCGCTGTCGATCAGCGGTCTGTGGGGTTACATCCACTATCTCTCCGAGCAGGGCTTGAGCAACGGCCGTTACTGGCTGGCATTTTGGGTCAAGGTGTTGCAGCCGTTGGTGACTGCGGCGCTGGTGCTGATGGCCATTTCGTTCATCTTCGGTCCGCTACGTTCGGTGACCCTCGGTCAGCGGGTGTTCACCGGCGTATTGGTGGGCTTCACCTTCCGTATCGTCCAGGATTTGCTCGGCCCTTCGAGCCTGGTGTTCGGTTTCTCGCCGCTGTTTGCGGTGCTGGTGCCGGCCGGTGTCTGTGCGCTCGCGGGTGTCTGGTTGCTGCGACGAGCCGGTTGA
- the lptF gene encoding LPS export ABC transporter permease LptF — protein sequence MIVFRYLSREVLLTLSAVSAVLLVIIMSGRFIKYLAQAAAGQLDPGSLFLIMGFRLPGFLQLILPLGLFLGILLAYGRLYLESEMTVLSATGMSQQKLFRMTLFPATLVALVVAWLSLGLAPQGANQFQLLLNKQDALTEFDTLEPGRFQALRDGTRVTYTETLSDDRVNLGSVFISQKNLGADQKDRGISVLVAEKGRQEVRPDGNRYLILDNGYRYDGSPGLADYRAIHYETYGVLLPKPDVSEEVTDRDAMPTSSLLGSDDIRSKTELQWRLSLPLLVFIVTLMAVPLSRVNPRQGRFLKLLPAILLYMAYLTILIAARGALEKGKIPPALGLWWVHAIFLFIGLGLLYWEPLRLKMASRRAAALEVARG from the coding sequence TTGATCGTCTTCCGTTATCTGTCCCGCGAAGTCCTGTTGACCCTCAGCGCCGTGAGTGCCGTGCTGCTGGTCATCATCATGAGCGGTCGCTTCATCAAATACCTCGCTCAGGCCGCCGCCGGCCAGCTCGATCCGGGTTCGTTGTTCCTGATCATGGGCTTTCGCCTGCCGGGCTTCCTGCAACTGATTCTGCCGCTGGGTCTGTTCCTCGGGATCCTGCTGGCCTACGGTCGCCTGTACCTCGAAAGCGAGATGACCGTGCTCTCGGCCACCGGCATGAGTCAGCAGAAGCTGTTTCGCATGACCCTGTTCCCGGCGACGCTGGTGGCATTGGTCGTGGCATGGCTGAGCCTGGGGCTGGCCCCGCAAGGCGCCAATCAGTTCCAGCTGCTGCTGAACAAGCAGGACGCGCTGACCGAGTTCGACACCCTTGAACCCGGTCGCTTCCAGGCCCTGCGTGACGGCACCCGGGTGACGTACACCGAGACCCTGAGCGACGATCGCGTCAACCTGGGTAGCGTGTTCATCTCGCAGAAGAACCTCGGCGCCGATCAGAAGGACCGCGGGATTTCTGTGCTGGTGGCCGAAAAGGGCCGTCAGGAAGTCCGCCCCGACGGCAATCGCTACCTGATTCTCGACAACGGCTACCGCTACGACGGCAGCCCGGGGCTGGCCGACTACCGCGCCATCCATTACGAAACCTACGGTGTGCTGCTACCCAAGCCGGACGTCAGCGAAGAAGTCACCGACCGTGACGCCATGCCGACCTCGTCTTTGCTGGGCAGTGATGACATTCGCTCGAAAACCGAACTGCAATGGCGTCTGTCCCTGCCATTGCTGGTGTTTATCGTGACCCTGATGGCGGTACCGCTGTCGCGAGTCAATCCGCGTCAAGGGCGTTTCCTCAAGCTGCTGCCGGCGATTCTTCTTTATATGGCTTACCTGACCATCCTGATTGCCGCCCGCGGCGCCCTTGAAAAAGGCAAGATCCCCCCGGCGCTCGGCTTGTGGTGGGTGCATGCGATCTTCCTGTTCATCGGCCTCGGCCTGCTTTACTGGGAGCCTTTGCGTCTGAAGATGGCCAGCCGTCGCGCCGCTGCGCTGGAGGTGGCCCGTGGTTAA